From one Felis catus isolate Fca126 chromosome E2, F.catus_Fca126_mat1.0, whole genome shotgun sequence genomic stretch:
- the EXOC3L2 gene encoding exocyst complex component 3-like protein 2 yields MPILKSLGVADPKVPRAGTLPLRSSRNPFEEVPGPEEDEVGELGSLPNGTSCRRRATLEKLAGLAPFRLGWTPGRRAGSPGDGQSRSFLGRVLTPGIRRSSADFGLLARLQGTRAQGDEEVAGEAARRLAFLRLGRGPKPRRASLAERVVPAGEAAPEPPPKVPEPPKMKEPLSVLEILSLIQQRELARADEHILELEAEELASSGGGAPGPPGAEGAAGGRRARDVALLYEALQRELWALVRETLAGPGPGAGAGAGAVAQLGQVLVQEEAADGRRGPGAARKLRARWAEAVARAARERLEAAAPGAPGGLAGQLEALRARLLEDMGVVRGRLAPAYPAGLGAFGVYLRGYHGALADWLGAAARRRLPLADRYALLHWHNQVYPREVLGLVDLVALENGELGPLLSPGTLRGLEDECVTDVKAQTRAALLRVLQENEEHWGSTEEQPSSLAQDVCELLEEHTERAPRVSQEFGERMAHCCLGGLAEFLQSFQQRVERFHENPGVRELLPDRYISRTISLVNCGPPLRALAERLARVGPPESEPAREAAASALDRVTRLCHRVLADLLFQELQPHFNKLMRRKWLNSPEALDGIVGTLGAQALALRRMQDEPYQALVAELHRRALVEYVRPLLRGRLRCRSARTRSRVAGRLREDAAQLQRLFRRLESQASWLDAVVPHLAEILQLEDTPSIQVEVGVLVRDYPDIRRKHVAALLDIRGLHNTAARQEILAVARDLELSEGGALSPPRDRAFFSDISVPRPPFCLGLPLFLGRLPLSQLTRPGLACLPRLRPPFPSRPPTQR; encoded by the exons ATGCCCATCCTGAAGAGTCTAGGGGTGGCCGACCCTAAGGTGCCCCGGGCGGGGACGCTGCCTCTGAGGTCCTCTCGGAACCCCTTTGAGGAAGTTCCGGGACCGGAAGAAGACGAGGTTGGGGAGCTGGGGAGCCTGCCCAACGGAACATCGTGTCGCCGCCGTGCCACCCTGGAGAAGCTGGCCGGCCTGGCCCCCTTCCGGCTGGGCTGGACCCCCGGCCGGCGGGCAGGCAGCCCCGGAGATGGGCAGTCCCGCTCTTTCCTGGGCCGAGTGCTGACACCAGGGATACGCAGGAGCTCAGCAGATTTTGGCCTCCTGGCCAGGCTTCAGGGGACCCGAGCCCAGGGCGACGAGGAGGTGGCTGGGGAGGCCGCCCGGAGACTGGCCTTCCTGAGACTGGGACGCGGGCCCAAGCCCCGCCGCGCGTCACTGGCTGAGAGGGTGGTGCCCGCAGGCGAGGCAGCTCCCGAGCCCCCGCCCAAGGTCCCTGAGCCCCCAAAGATGAAGGAACCTCTGTCAG TGCTGGAGATCCTGAGCCTGATCCAGCAGCGCGAGCTCGCGCGAGCCGACGAGCACATCTTGGAGCTGGAGGCCGAGGAGCTGGCGTCGTCGGGGGGCGGCGCGCCCGGGCCGCCCGGGGCCGAGGGCGCGGCCGGCGGCCGCCGGGCGCGGGACGTGGCGCTGCTGTACGAGGCCCTGCAGCGCGAGCTGTGGGCGCTGGTGCGCGAGACGCTGGCGGGCCCCGGGCCGGGCGCGGGCGCCGGGGCGGGCGCCGTGGCGCAGCTGGGCCAGGTGCTGGTGCAGGAGGAGGCGGCCGACGGGCGCCGGGGGCCCGGGGCCGCCCGCAAGCTGCGCGCCCGCTGGGCCGAGGCGGTGGCGCGCGCGGCGCGGGAGCGCCTGGAGGCGGCGGCgcccggggcgcccgggggcCTGGCGGGGCAGCTGGAGGCGCTGCGGGCGCGGCTGCTGGAGGATATGGGCGTGGTGCGGGGCCGCCTGGCGCCCGCCTACCCCGCCGGCCTGGGCGCCTTCGGCGTCTACCTGCGCGGCTACCACGGCGCGCTCGCCGACTGGCTCGGGGCCGCCGCCCGCCGGAGGCTGCCGCTGGCCGACCGCTACGCCCTGCTGCACTGGCACAACCAGGTGTACCCCAG AGAGGTCCTAGGGCTGGTGGACCTGGTGGCCCTGGAGAATGGGGAGCTGGGGCCCCTTCTGTCTCCTGGCACCCTGCGGGGCTTGGAGGATGAATGTGTCACAGACGTTAAG GCTCAGACTCGGGCAGCCCTGCTTCGGGTCCTACAGGAGAACGAGGAGCACTGGGGGAGCACGGAGGAGCAGCCCAGCAGCCTGGCGCAGGATGTGTGtgag TTGCTGGAAGAACATACGGAACGAGCACCCCGCGTCAGCCAAGAGTTTGGGGAGCGGATGGCCCACTGCTGCCTGGGGGGGCTGGCAGAATTCCTGCAGAG CTTCCAGCAACGGGTGGAGCGATTCCATGAGAATCCAGGAGTTCGGGAGTTGCTACCCGACAGGTACATCAGTAGGACCATCTCCCTGGTCAACTGCGGGCCCCCCTTGAG GGCTCTGGCAGAGCGCCTGGCGCGGGTGGGACCCCCCGAGAGCGAGCCGGCCCGGGAAGCCGCAGCCAGCGCTCTGGACCGCGTGACCCGCCTCTGCCACCGTGTCCTGGCTGACCTGCTTTTCCAAGAGCTGCAG CCCCACTTCAACAAGCTGATGCGCAGGAAGTGGCTGAACAGCCCGGAGGCCCTGGATGGCATCGTGGGCACGCTGGGCGCTCAGGCCCTGGCACTGCGCAGGATGCAGGATGAGCCTTACCAG GCGCTGGTGGCCGAGCTGCACCGGCGGGCGCTGGTGGAGTATGTGCGGCCCCTGCTCCGCGGACGCCTGCGCTGCCGCTCGGCGCGGACCCGCAGCCGCGTGGCCGGGAGGCTCCGGGAGGACGCGGCCCAGTTGCAGAGGCTCTTCAGGCGGCTG GAGTCCCAGGCCTCGTGGCTGGACGCCGTGGTGCCGCACTTGGCCGAAATCCTGCAGCTGGAAGACACGCCCAGCAtccaggtggaggtgggggtgctggTGCGGGACTACCCAGACATCAG gcGGAAGCACGTGGCAGCCCTCCTGGACATCCGTGGCCTGCACAACACAGCCGCCCGCCAGGAGATCCTGGCCGTGGCCCGGGACCTGGAACTGTCCGAGGGGGGAGCCCTGTCACCCCCTCGGGACCGCGCCTTCTTCTCAGACATCTCCGTGCCCCGCCCACCTTTCTGCCTcggcctccctctcttcctgggccgccttcccctctcccagctgACCAGGCCCGGTCTGGCCTGCCTGCCCCGGCTTCGGCCTCCGTTTCCATCACGGCCCCCCACCCAACGCTGA